One window of the Acidimicrobiia bacterium genome contains the following:
- the hemN gene encoding oxygen-independent coproporphyrinogen III oxidase: MITAELLAKHDRPGPRYTSYPTAVDFTDAFGPDEHADRLRAAARDRPNEALSLYVHLPFCKARCAFCACHVVVARNPRLVTGYLDRVIAEASLVANGLSGRRRVDQMHWGGGTPTAYEPSELELLHGALERCFDIAPDAELAVEVDPRITTIEHIDTLVGLGFNRLSMGVQDLDPEVQVLIGRNQTPEQTTALYAAARSAGFRSINLDLIHGLPGQTETTMRQTLDTVLAMRPDRLAVYPFAFVPWMRPHQRRIDETLIPDTSTRLRLFAQTRNTLVDAGYRPIGMDHFALPDDDLAVADAAGTLGRTFMGYTPSASAEVVALGTSGISDIDGAYAQNHRRLASYLAAVDSGELPVERGHRLTADDLLRREVITAVMCRWGVDLGEVARRHGVEASNYFSNELTALSEAGGLVDEELATVDGLQIRLTEQGRPFVRRLAQVFDAHTARRSTDRPTFSRAL, translated from the coding sequence GTGATCACCGCCGAGCTCCTCGCGAAGCACGACCGCCCCGGCCCCCGCTATACGTCGTACCCGACCGCCGTCGACTTCACCGACGCCTTCGGACCCGACGAGCACGCAGACCGGTTACGCGCCGCGGCGAGGGACAGACCGAACGAGGCACTGTCGCTTTACGTTCATCTTCCCTTCTGCAAGGCCCGCTGCGCGTTCTGTGCGTGCCACGTCGTCGTTGCCCGCAATCCACGGCTCGTCACCGGATATCTGGATCGAGTGATCGCCGAGGCCTCGCTCGTTGCGAACGGGCTCAGTGGCCGGCGACGGGTCGACCAAATGCACTGGGGCGGCGGCACGCCGACGGCCTACGAGCCGAGCGAGTTGGAGCTGCTCCACGGTGCCCTCGAGCGCTGCTTCGACATCGCTCCGGATGCCGAGCTCGCGGTCGAGGTGGATCCGAGGATCACCACGATCGAGCACATCGACACGCTTGTCGGGCTGGGATTCAACCGCCTCTCGATGGGCGTCCAGGATCTCGACCCTGAGGTACAGGTGCTGATCGGACGGAATCAGACCCCCGAGCAGACGACGGCGCTCTACGCGGCCGCGCGCTCAGCGGGGTTTCGCTCGATCAACCTCGATCTCATCCACGGCTTGCCCGGCCAGACAGAGACCACCATGAGGCAGACTCTCGACACCGTGCTCGCCATGAGGCCGGACCGGCTGGCCGTCTACCCCTTTGCGTTCGTCCCCTGGATGAGACCGCATCAGCGGCGGATCGACGAGACGCTCATTCCGGACACGTCGACGCGGTTGCGCCTATTCGCCCAGACAAGGAACACCCTCGTCGACGCCGGCTACCGACCTATCGGCATGGACCACTTCGCCCTCCCCGACGACGACCTCGCAGTGGCCGACGCAGCCGGCACGCTCGGCCGTACTTTCATGGGTTATACGCCGTCGGCATCGGCAGAGGTGGTTGCCCTCGGCACCTCAGGGATCTCTGACATCGACGGCGCGTACGCACAGAACCACCGACGCCTCGCCTCGTACCTGGCGGCGGTGGACTCCGGGGAGCTCCCGGTGGAGCGTGGCCACCGGCTCACCGCCGACGACCTCCTGCGGCGTGAGGTGATCACCGCGGTCATGTGCCGCTGGGGTGTCGACCTCGGCGAGGTCGCCCGTCGACACGGAGTGGAGGCGTCGAACTACTTCTCCAATGAGCTCACCGCTCTCTCCGAAGCGGGCGGGCTCGTCGACGAGGAGCTGGCCACGGTCGATGGGCTTCAGATCCGACTCACCGAGCAGGGCCGCCCATTCGTGCGGCGTCTCGCTCAGGTGTTCGACGCTCACACCGCTCGTCGGTCCACGGACCGCCCGACGTTCTCTCGAGCCCTGTGA